The Paramixta manurensis region GTTCTAAGGCATGATCCTGAGCTAAAAATAAAGTTTATTGGGTTGCATGGTATATTTGAGCAATTTCAATAATACTCCATAAATTATTTATAGCAGAAGGAATGATGAGAGGCGCTCCTTTACCAAACTTTAACGCCTGCTTCTTCTCTTAGTCAATAACAGACGTTAAGCGCTACGGCATGTCGAAATTTTTTGCTGATTGATGAGTAATCAACAATGGTAAAAAACCATAAAGGCTAATTGTTCTCAACTAGTGCAATAAGCCGTAAGTACCGCGAATCCTTGGTCAGACTTGTATCTGTATCTTCAATTAGCTCAAGAATCCTCTGCAGCTCTCCTGATGTACGCGTGAATATCTGTGGTGTTATTTTGTCCATTAAATCAAGTGTGGTTTCTGGAAAAATAGCTGCAATTGCTTCTTTACCACCGAGCTCCCTAGTGAATCTGTAGAACAAGTGATCAATTGTCTCGATTGGTACTAAGTATGTTTTTACTGAATCGTAAACCTCCGGAAACTTATCGCCAGTATCGTCAAGTAAACCAACCCATGCTTTTACAGAGCTCGTGGTTCTATATTGGCGTTCTTTGGGCCAGTCCTCTCTGATTAATGGGATCACATACTTAACCCAGCCACTCTCGTTTTTCTGCCCGACCAATCCTAACCAAGAAATAAAACGATTTCGAGCCTCGTCAGATAATTCTCGTAATATGGAGCGCATTTCATTCCTGGAAGGACTGGAGGGTTCATTAGGGTGAAACATTCTCATTAAACCAAGCCATTGCGAAGCTCGAACTGAATAATCTTTTTCCCACGAAAGAGATTCGATCCAAGGTATAAGGTTAAGAAAATAGGGTTTAATAAGTTCAGCTACTGCAATCGAAGGCATATCATTGCAATGAAGATAACCATTCCATGCTGGTTCTGCTGCAGGATGTTTTAAGTCCAAAATAGGTATAAGCCATTCTTTTGCCCATGCAGGATCAACAAACATTAGCCAATTTAGATTGCGAGTCGTTATAGCTATAGTGTGGTCCGCACCTTCTCCTGGTGCAGTAAAAAGACGTTCAATACGAGATTTAATAGAATACGGAATAAGCGAACCAGCTTTTTTTTCTTCACTTGGCATTACTTGAAAAAGCGCTTGAGTACATTTACCGACAGGACCATTGATTGCATGGTTGAATGTACGCCGAGACTGTATTACAACCTCACCATTTCGGATAACTTCTCCGAAACCACTCCGTGTTGCATCAGACCCACCGCTCAGTATGCCCTCTATGACATGATCGTAAACTGCCCACCCGAGATCCTCATCAAATTCAAGAGTCGCAGCTAAATTTTGTTCAAGCCAGTTACTTAATGTATGTCGTAACTCGACCAAAGCTGTAACTGGCAACCGCACAATTCGGTTCAGGAATACTCGTCTCACCCTTGGTTTAAGATCTTTAGGTAACTCACTTATCATTGGCGACCAAAATTCCTTAGGGTAATCACCGCCTCTCCCTGCAATAGCTAGTGCAGACAAAGCCTTACGCGGGTTTTCTTTTATCAATCCGACAAAGGGTTGCCTACTAGTAAAGCTGTCATCTTCTCGTTTAAGTATCTCTTTTACTTTTGGGATTATTTCGTTTGCTGGAAGATCTAAGATTATATCTGGCTTTTCGTCTGTACGAACCCAACCTGTCCGTGAACCCCAATTGATGACAACAGATGTAGCCCAGCCATCATTCCAGTCAGGAATTCTTTTAATCATCGCAGTTAGTTGGTCACGATGAATAGTGGACATTTTACAGCCGCTTAGTTCGAGATAGCGAGCGTATCTAGCTGCCAGTATCTCCCTTTGTTTTGGAATGTCTTCCTCAGGAAAATAAAGTAAATGGTTCGGACCGGTTAAAATATTCTCTATAATTCGATTCTGATTTTCTTGCGAGAATTCTTCCCAACGATCAGTGAGCAGAAAAAGAAGTTCGCGGGTAACATTTGTGTCCCAAAATCCACTTTGATCCAAAGACAAAAGCTCTTCGGCAACACGGTCAGCCTCAAAGACGCCTGTTTTACTGAATGCATAAAGTCTAAGCTTTCGGAAGAAAAACGGCTCCTTTATCGGCCAAGTTGTTACGTGTGCCTTAGCCAATTCTGGCCACTTCATAACAACTCGGTCTAAAAGGCGGACAAACCATGTCAATATCTCCGCACCTTTCGCGAAATGTTCTTCTCCTTCAACTGCACGTTCTGGATAACAACTTGGGCTTGGAAAGTAGTACGTATCAATATCCTCTAACATCCCGGAGGCAATTATTATTTGCGCTTCTAAAGCACTAAATACTTGTAGTAATACATTGTCAGGTACGTCTAAATCGTCATCATGTCTTTCGGTAAACACAACTTTAAATTGGCCTAATTCGTTGAACTGAATTTCCTCCCAGGAGCCGCTTGGCGGTCTGACTTCACCCAATCCATACGGCAATTTCATTTCCAATCGGGGTGTCATTACCCTACGAAACTCTCGTAAAACACCAGTTGTCCAGCCTTGGTTTGTAATTCGATCTTTTAAGTCGTACCAATCGACGTCATAACGACGATTGCGGGGATCTTTATGATGTTCAAGAATTAAGCTCCACAGTTGACGGGAGCGTTTGTGGATTGATGTTGAATGCTCAATATTGCGTTCAATATTTTGTAGTAGTAGAGGATGAATGCTGATTTTTCGGATAGCCCACCAAGCCATCACGGGGCTATCAAGAGATTTGCAGAACCAGGCCATGAGATGGCTCAATCGTTTCGGCATTGTCTCCAAACATCCAGCCAAGCGATGGTAATCTGACGGATTATCATCTTCGTCGCGCCATTCAAGGAGATTATCGTTACTCACTCCACGTTTATGTTCATCTTCAGAGATATCTTGCAGATCGTCATCAAGCCCATAAGCTTCTTGTGGATCGAAGGTCTCTGCATCATTGTCATCAAGTTCGTAGTATCTTTTCTTCTGTTTGGCTGACCGAATATTTGCATCCATCACACAAAGCCACTCTGGATGGGGAAGAGGAACAGCTTCAGAGAACAATTTCGCACCTTGTGTAGTGCGAAGTATATGGGCAAGTTGACCACGTTCATACGGTGCTAGAACTTTCGGATCTTGCTGGCTTTTAGCGATAATAGAAGCTCGCCATCGACGTGGATCATCTGCTCGCTCAGCCCATGCTTCCAAAGTCTTCCAAAGAGCTGGATGATCGGAATAGGCTATGGCTGTAACTCCTCTGTCACGCCATTTGGCTTCGATATCCTCGGCAAGGCCGCGATCAAATGCATAAAGTCTGGAACGATCATACTGGCCATCATGATTGAGACCCTGAAGGAGGTATTTAACTGGTGGGTCTTCTGCCTGATAACCGACCAAAACAACGATGTATCGTTCCAGAAGAAGCTTAATAAAATTGGTCGCCCATCCTTCTGAAAGATATGCTCGTCCAAAGTCTGCACTGCTCAGCACATAAGGATGGTTTACAGCATTTTCGTCGACCAGGCGGCCGTGAAGATATGTTATTCCCTCAATTGTCGAACCGAAATTCAGATTTGGGAAAGCTGGCGGCACATATCGAGTTAGATTATCTTGCGCTTGGTTATCCTCGAACAGTCGGTCAAAGTTCGTTGTGACAATCTGTGGGACACCACTCTGATTTGAGGAAATTCTTTTAATCAGGGCATGCTCACGTCCAATCTCTATATCAGTTCTTGCAGTCCCCAGACGCTTTGATACCAAAGCATTCACCTCATCCTTGCCATATTCCAGATGTAGGAGGTTGAAAATTTGGTCGAGAGGGACATTAGCCGAAGATTGGTCGTGAAGCCATGGGCGAAATGCTGCCATGATTTCTGAATCGTGTGGTGGGTCAAAGTATTCAATTACATGCTGGGTAAGCTCTACAAAGCTTGGCATCCCTGAAGGTAATGAAACCCCAGCGCCACAGAGAAATACAACTCGACCTGTATCACAGCGTTCTAAGAGGATATCGGGTATGGAAGGCCCTTCAGGGTGGAATCTCATAAGCTCAACTTTTCTAAGCGTTAATTTATGCTTGGATTCTACTATTCATAGCCATGTGATGAACACTGGTAGTGAAACAACCTTGGTCATTCAAGTGATTCATCTCAAAGTAAACGATTTGAATTGCCACTGTTTTGGTAGTCATCCTTCTAGGTGGCTTAAGTCAGGAGGCATTTAAATAGGTCTCATTGTGAGGACCCGAACTATGTACGGTTGTGGGGGCAGCCCAACCATAGGGCAGGATCTTTTATCGGGGCGGGGTCAGTCCAGATGTCTTCTGTTCTGAACATAAATCGACGCTCACTATAAGAGGGCTGTGTCACATCCTGTTCGGAATACTTATGATTTACTTATAGATTTCAGCAACCCCATGTAGCCTGTTATCCCCCGTTGTCGACAGGATTTTGAATGACGTTGCCCCTCGCTCATCAGCCTTACGAGAAAGCGCATCCGATAACTCATCAAGCGTATATCCTTCAGCTGTTGTGTTGGAAAAGCATAACGCAAACTGATTTATTCGATTAGATGGGGTAATTAGCTAGGGTTTATTAGATGTGTTCATTAATTTTTAGGGAGGGGGGAAGGTCGGCTTTGTGCCAGAAGCGGACGTTTCAGAAGCCAGCTGTTTTTAATAGCTGTGTATTATCGAACCGGATACTTATGTTTTTTAACAACCCCTTTTCGGACCGGACGGTAGCACCCCAATTTTGCGGTTTATTTCTGTTGTAGCCAGCGTTGAACGCCCATGGACGCGGAGTCAATTGCGCCTGCCAGATAGCCCGAGAATTGCGGCGACCATTCACTGGCGATACCTGTCATCTCGCCAGACCACTCTCCCCTGGCGGGAAGTTGCTCAGGCATTGCGTGCCCGACCTCCTGCAGGAGATCAAATTCCGTTGCAGTAAACGGATCGGCCGCCCAGTCTTTTATATACTCAGCTTCGGGCTCTGCCGCATCCTGTCCAAATAAGCGCACGAGTTGCTCCCGGCAAAGGCCTTTGAGCACAGCTTCGCTGACAGTCCATCTCGATTTTGCCGGTACGCCAATGAAACCAAAAATCGCTGTTTTGCCCGAATCTGGCTCGGATACGTCGTGGATCTCAACCATTGGCCCCACGCGGCTTCCTGCATTCCCGGAAAGCTGCCGCTCATGCAATAAGTCTGTTTTATATACAGCGACATATTTTGCATGGGGAGCCATCCATGTCGGGATTTTCCGCCAGTTCGACAGCACCTGTTCCGGCATCGCGGGTATGAAATCTATTTTAGCTGCCAGGGCAGGAGGCAAAGCGAGGAAGACATGCTCACCGGAAAATACGGCTTTTTTACTGCCTTCGGACCGGGTATGGATCTGCACTTTCTTGCCAGCCCGGGAAACCGCCACCACCTGATGGCCGGTTTTAATCTTCTCAGCCGGGATCTGACTTTTAAGTGCCGCCGTCAGCGCCTGCATTCCTCCCTTAAGCCTGAAAGACGCCGGGGAGCTCTCCCATGCCGGGTAGCGTTCGGGGGGCGAATCCAGCTGGCGTTCGTAGAGCATGTCACCCGGACGGCCGTGCGCGATTACCGGAAGATTAAGCCGCTCGATCAGTTGCGCGAAGTCCGGTTGAATATCAGGCCAGAACCACGCTGCCCCCATATCTACATGAATGCCAGCGGAGGTGCCCGCCAGTTCCAGGCCTGACAGCACGCGCCCGC contains the following coding sequences:
- a CDS encoding SIR2 family protein, giving the protein MRFHPEGPSIPDILLERCDTGRVVFLCGAGVSLPSGMPSFVELTQHVIEYFDPPHDSEIMAAFRPWLHDQSSANVPLDQIFNLLHLEYGKDEVNALVSKRLGTARTDIEIGREHALIKRISSNQSGVPQIVTTNFDRLFEDNQAQDNLTRYVPPAFPNLNFGSTIEGITYLHGRLVDENAVNHPYVLSSADFGRAYLSEGWATNFIKLLLERYIVVLVGYQAEDPPVKYLLQGLNHDGQYDRSRLYAFDRGLAEDIEAKWRDRGVTAIAYSDHPALWKTLEAWAERADDPRRWRASIIAKSQQDPKVLAPYERGQLAHILRTTQGAKLFSEAVPLPHPEWLCVMDANIRSAKQKKRYYELDDNDAETFDPQEAYGLDDDLQDISEDEHKRGVSNDNLLEWRDEDDNPSDYHRLAGCLETMPKRLSHLMAWFCKSLDSPVMAWWAIRKISIHPLLLQNIERNIEHSTSIHKRSRQLWSLILEHHKDPRNRRYDVDWYDLKDRITNQGWTTGVLREFRRVMTPRLEMKLPYGLGEVRPPSGSWEEIQFNELGQFKVVFTERHDDDLDVPDNVLLQVFSALEAQIIIASGMLEDIDTYYFPSPSCYPERAVEGEEHFAKGAEILTWFVRLLDRVVMKWPELAKAHVTTWPIKEPFFFRKLRLYAFSKTGVFEADRVAEELLSLDQSGFWDTNVTRELLFLLTDRWEEFSQENQNRIIENILTGPNHLLYFPEEDIPKQREILAARYARYLELSGCKMSTIHRDQLTAMIKRIPDWNDGWATSVVINWGSRTGWVRTDEKPDIILDLPANEIIPKVKEILKREDDSFTSRQPFVGLIKENPRKALSALAIAGRGGDYPKEFWSPMISELPKDLKPRVRRVFLNRIVRLPVTALVELRHTLSNWLEQNLAATLEFDEDLGWAVYDHVIEGILSGGSDATRSGFGEVIRNGEVVIQSRRTFNHAINGPVGKCTQALFQVMPSEEKKAGSLIPYSIKSRIERLFTAPGEGADHTIAITTRNLNWLMFVDPAWAKEWLIPILDLKHPAAEPAWNGYLHCNDMPSIAVAELIKPYFLNLIPWIESLSWEKDYSVRASQWLGLMRMFHPNEPSSPSRNEMRSILRELSDEARNRFISWLGLVGQKNESGWVKYVIPLIREDWPKERQYRTTSSVKAWVGLLDDTGDKFPEVYDSVKTYLVPIETIDHLFYRFTRELGGKEAIAAIFPETTLDLMDKITPQIFTRTSGELQRILELIEDTDTSLTKDSRYLRLIALVENN
- a CDS encoding flavin monoamine oxidase family protein, with the translated sequence MKQSAVIIGAGISGLYAATLLEKAGVDYVILEARDRTGGRVLSGLELAGTSAGIHVDMGAAWFWPDIQPDFAQLIERLNLPVIAHGRPGDMLYERQLDSPPERYPAWESSPASFRLKGGMQALTAALKSQIPAEKIKTGHQVVAVSRAGKKVQIHTRSEGSKKAVFSGEHVFLALPPALAAKIDFIPAMPEQVLSNWRKIPTWMAPHAKYVAVYKTDLLHERQLSGNAGSRVGPMVEIHDVSEPDSGKTAIFGFIGVPAKSRWTVSEAVLKGLCREQLVRLFGQDAAEPEAEYIKDWAADPFTATEFDLLQEVGHAMPEQLPARGEWSGEMTGIASEWSPQFSGYLAGAIDSASMGVQRWLQQK